In a single window of the Debaryomyces hansenii CBS767 chromosome A complete sequence genome:
- a CDS encoding DEHA2A13706p (similar to uniprot|Q05497 Saccharomyces cerevisiae YDR338C or uniprot|P38767 Saccharomyces cerevisiae YHR032W): MNAEEPLLTGAHSHEQYNSLGHKPSSQKPDFDITPKSELRFILRSSGPLVITFFLQYLLSVTTIFSAGKLGPRELAAASLAVCTFNITGLAVYQGMATSLDSFCSQAYGSGKLHNVGLYFQRCSMMMMAITLFPLVFIWWYSGTLLQHLVPDPELVHLTQTYLRINAIGAPGLILFETSKRFLQAQHCFNAGTWVLLIATPLNFVLNWILVWHPTYGLGFSGAPLAVSIIYWFISFMMLAYVLFVDGKKCWGGLQLYKACKNWSPMLKLALPGVVMVEAEYLAFEILTIFAASFGTNALAAQSIASNAGSLAFQLPFAVAVAISTRIGHFVGMKHIYAAKLVTRITVILSAYIAAINFSLVFFGRHSLGKLFTSSQDVLKISDKILILVAINQIADSFNVLGAGILRGQGRQSIGSILNMISYYVIALPIGYGLAFKLEYGLFGLWTGLILGVLFLAITEFICMCRSDWPRILVESYGRHDN; the protein is encoded by the coding sequence ATGAATGCTGAGGAACCATTGCTTACTGGAGCACATAGCCATGAGCAATATAACTCTTTGGGACATAAACCAAGTTCGCAAAAACCTGATTTCGATATTACCCCGAAATCAGAATTAAGGTTCATTCTTCGTTCTTCAGGTCCTTTAGTTATAACATTTTTCTTGCAATACCTCCTTTCGGTGACAACTATATTCTCAGCTGGTAAATTGGGTCCGAGGGAATTAGCAGCGGCATCATTGGCCGTTTGTACTTTTAATATCACCGGATTAGCAGTGTACCAAGGAATGGCCACAAGTCTTGATTCTTTCTGTTCTCAGGCATATGGTTCAGGCAAGTTGCATAATGTTGGATTATATTTCCAACGATGCTCCATGATGATGATGGCGATTACTCTTTTTCCATTGGTTTTTATTTGGTGGTATTCAGGGACACTTTTACAACACTTGGTACCAGACCCAGAATTAGTGCATTTGACTCAGACATACTTGAGAATAAATGCCATTGGAGCGCCAGGGTTGATATTATTTGAGACTAGCAAAAGATTTTTACAAGCACAACACTGTTTCAATGCAGGTACATGGGTATTGTTAATTGCAACGCCCCTTAACTTCGTTTTGAACTGGATATTAGTTTGGCATCCTACTTATGGTCTAGGGTTTAGTGGTGCACCATTGGCAGTCTCGATAATTTACTGGTTTATTTCGTTCATGATGTTGGCATATGttttatttgttgatgGAAAAAAATGCTGGGGTGGACTTCAATTATACAAAGCGTGTAAAAACTGGTCACCGATGCTCAAACTAGCCTTACCTGGGGTTGTTATGGTTGAAGCTGAATACTTAGCGTTTGAGATTTTAACCATATTTGCAGCCTCTTTCGGTACTAATGCATTAGCAGCCCAATCCATTGCGTCCAACGCAGGATCTTTAGCATTTCAATTACCTTTTGCTGTTGCCGTCGCCATTTCAACCAGAATCGGTCATTTTGTGGGAATGAAACATATTTATGCTGCAAAGTTAGTAACCCGTATAACCGTGATTTTGTCAGCTTATATTGCAGCTATTAACTTTTCACTCGTCTTTTTTGGTAGACATAGTTTGGGtaaattatttacttcATCCCAGGATGTATTGAAGATCAGTGacaaaattttgatattggtCGCTATCAACCAAATTGCTGACTCTTTCAATGTCTTGGGTGCTGGTATTTTGAGGGGCCAAGGCAGACAAAGCATTGGCtcaattttgaatatgataTCGTATTATGTGATTGCATTACCCATTGGATATGGTTTGGCATTTAAATTGGAATATGGTTTGTTCGGTTTATGGACTGGTCTAATTTTAGGTGTCCTCTTTTTAGCCattacagaatttatatgTATGTGTCGTAGTGATTGGCCACGGATATTGGTAGAATCATATGGCAGACACGATAATTAG
- a CDS encoding DEHA2A13772p (similar to uniprot|Q12157 Saccharomyces cerevisiae YDL008W APC11 Catalytic core subunit of the Anaphase-Promoting Complex/Cyclosome): MKVNIVEWHGVTTWHWKLAPSEGSENDSAYVDELCGICRVSFDGTCPNCKYPGDDCPLVLGGGCTHNFHLHCILKWLEQDTSKGLCPMCRQIFTFRKTDETTADEFSKLQTLIDGHNAMREGVQNNSEQDFESFRAEDADLQMSE, encoded by the coding sequence ATGAAGGTCAATATAGTAGAATGGCATGGGGTTACTACGTGGCATTGGAAATTGGCGCCTTCTGAAGGCCTGGAGAATGATAGTGCTTATGTAGATGAATTATGTGGAATTTGCCGTGTTTCATTTGATGGAACTTGTCCTAATTGCAAATATCCGGGGGATGATTGTCCATTAGTATTAGGAGGTGGATGTACGCATAACTTTCATTTACACTGCATTTTAAAGTGGTTGGAGCAAGATACTTCTAAAGGTCTTTGTCCGATGTGCAGACAGATATTTACGTTTAGGAAAACCGATGAAACAACCGCCGATGAATTTAGCAAGTTACAAACGTTGATTGATGGTCACAATGCGATGAGAGAAGGAGTACAAAACAACAGCGAACAAGATTTCGAATCTTTCAGAGCAGAAGATGCCGATTTACAAATGTCtgaataa
- a CDS encoding DEHA2A13750p (similar to uniprot|P48445 Saccharomyces cerevisiae YDL141W BPL1 Biotin:apoprotein ligase), producing the protein MNVLVYAGPGTTTESVKHCLETLRLHLSPYNAVTSISENSLLNDPWMYKTSLLVLPGGADLPFCRSLNGDGNRKISQFVKKGGKFIGFCAGGYYSSSRVEFEVGDAKMEVSGSRELGFFPGIAKGCAYKGFMYESHGGAKATKLAVNTKALPNCVSEAYNYYNGGCVFLNASKYSNVEILARYTEPLDVEDEEKAAAIYCKVGKGDVLLTGSHPEFTPSLLSSSDGDRNFQQVIDTLNENDFNRRVFMKECLKKLGLRVNDDVNTSIPKITPIYLSSNLNPTNMTQLMSDLKENLDFVNGNTFEDNHDTFSFHEETEEINNYTSSSENEIEDPHAAIKHIKVFTSKNLPSSKETPYFDMSTYFETLAMLSKYSGKVGDFGSVIGYGEVVSSTNAMLESNPHLLRYLPNGFTLAATTQVAGRGRGGNVWINPKGVMAQSILFKISSGQNQSSSIVTLQYLCGLALIESILGYGSIQPGNGAGYEDLPVKIKWPNDIFALKPEYFNSLEDKNEFTKTVDGDDEKYAKISGALINSQFLNNQFHLVWGVGVNVSNSAPTTSLNLVLARLNEIREKNGLKPLPPFKHEILLAKLMYTIDQFYNVFKHSGIKPFLPLYYKRWFHTSQIVKLDAHGNGQTRTCIIRGITSDYGLLIAEDINNGETLELQPDGNSFDIFKGLVYKKT; encoded by the coding sequence ATGAATGTCCTAGTTTATGCTGGGCCAGGTACTACGACAGAAAGTGTTAAGCACTGTTTAGAAACGCTTCGACTTCACTTATCTCCATACAATGCAGTTACTTCTATTTCAGAGAATTCGTTATTGAACGATCCATGGATGTATAAAACTTCGTTATTGGTTTTGCCAGGTGGAGCAGATTTACCATTTTGCCGGAGTTTAAACGGGGATGGTAATCGAAAAATTTCACAGTTTGTCAAAAAAGGAGGTAAATTTATCGGGTTTTGTGCTGGTGGGTATTATTCGTCTAGTAGAGTCGAGTTTGAGGTAGGTGATGCAAAAATGGAGGTTTCGGGTTCCAGGGAATTGGGGTTCTTTCCTGGAATTGCTAAAGGATGCGCTTATAAGGGCTTCATGTATGAATCACACGGTGGGGCCAAAGCTACTAAATTGGCTGTGAACACTAAGGCATTGCCAAATTGTGTTTCAGAAGCTTATAACTACTATAATGGCGGATGTGTTTTCTTAAATGCGTCGAAATATTCTAATGTCGAAATATTGGCCAGATACACTGAACCATTAGATGTCGAAGACGAAGAGAAGGCGGCGGCCATATACTGCAAAGTTGGAAAGGGGGATGTATTGTTGACGGGTTCACACCCGGAATTTACTCCTCTGTTATTGAGTTCCTCCGATGGTGATAGAAATTTCCAACAAGTAATTGATACATTGAATGAAAACGATTTTAACAGAAGAGTGTTTATGAAGGAATgcttaaaaaaattaggtTTGCGTGTTAATGATGATGTGAATACATCAATTCCTAAGATAACGCCGATTTACTTACTGTCTAATCTAAACCCAACAAACATGACTCAATTAATGAGTGATTTAAAAGAAAACCTCGATTTTGTTAATGGTAATACCTTCGAAGATAACCATGATACTTTTAGCTTCCACGAAGAGACAGAGGAAATAAATAACTATACTTCCAGTtcagaaaatgaaattgaagatccACACGCTGCCATAAAACACATTAAGGTGTTTACGTCGAAAAACTTACCCAGCAGCAAAGAGACTCCATATTTTGATATGTCTACTTACTTTGAAACTCTAGCTATGTTAAGTAAATACAGCGGTAAAGTTGGCGACTTTGGATCTGTTATTGGTTATGGAGAGGTTGTTAGCTCAACCAATGCTATGCTTGAGTCGAATCCTCACTTGCTTCGATATTTGCCGAATGGATTCACACTAGCAGCAACAACACAGGTAGCAGGAAGAGGTAGAGGAGGTAATGTTTGGATTAATCCCAAAGGTGTGATGGCACAATCTATATTGTTCAAGATCTCATCAGGTCAAAACCAATCCTCTTCTATAGTTACGTTACAATATTTATGTGGTTTAGCTTTAATTGAGCTGATACTAGGATATGGTAGTATACAACCAGGGAATGGCGCGGGATATGAAGACTTGCCAGTCAAAATCAAGTGGCCGAACGATATATTTGCTTTGAAGCCAGagtatttcaattcattggaagacaaaaatgaatttacCAAGACAGTTGATGGGGATGACGAGAAATATGCAAAGATTTCGGGAGCCTTGATTAATTcacaatttttgaataaccAATTCCATCTAGTTTGGGGTGTCGGTGTTAACGTTTCAAACTCTGCACCCACAACTTCCCTAAACCTTGTATTAGCAAGATTAAACGAAATAAGAGAAAAGAACGGTTTGAAACCATTACCTCCGTTCAAGCATGAGATATTATTGGCAAAACTAATGTACACCATAGACCAATTCTATAATGTGTTTAAGCATTCAGGCATAAAACCATTTTTGCCATTATATTACAAGCGGTGGTTCCATACCTCACAAATTGTTAAGCTAGATGCACATGGAAATGGTCAAACAAGAACTTGCATTATCAGGGGTATTACATCCGACTATGGATTACTTATCGCTGAAGATATCAATAATGGTGAAACATTAGAATTGCAACCTGATGGGAACtcatttgatattttcaaggGGTTAGTTTACAAGAAGACTTAA
- a CDS encoding DEHA2A13794p (similar to uniprot|P32378 Saccharomyces cerevisiae YNR041C COQ2 Para hydroxybenzoate: polyprenyl transferase) — MIPGRILWRTAALNRSFAINRLTVANPTSKSLAHLRFFSMSIIRGSSFDEQPIVVKTGNKPQKPNKDMEKDVKDNRSRFTPEELEASRLARLAGLGWVANLPEKWIPYAELMRIEKPVGALLLLLPSFWGITMAAYSVTAPLTTTLSAIALFTIGAFIMRGAGCTINDIWDRNLDNQVARTIERPIASRRVSVPQAVGWLAVQCFAGLAVLLSLPFECFYLGALSLPFVAAYPLFKRFTYYPQAMLSICYSWGCLLGFPAVGAPLLLSVAVPLFLSNFIWCMTYDTIYAHQDKAFDIHAGIKSTALAWGSKTKPILNSLSTLQAGLFTTAGIMNGMGPGFYLFGAWAFSRLFREIKNVNLDDPKSCWKAFTSNINTGYVFWFGMVIDYILLLLGYL, encoded by the coding sequence ATGATACCTGGACGGATTTTGTGGCGGACGGCTGCTTTGAATAGGTCATTTGCTATCAATAGACTTACAGTTGCCAACCCAACGAGTAAATCTCTAGCTCATTTGAGATTTTTTTCCATGTCTATAATTCGAGGAAGTTCGTTCGATGAACAACCAATAGTAGTAAAGACTGGAAATAAGCCTCAGAAACCAAATAAGGATATGGAAAAAGACGTGAAGGATAACAGATCAAGATTTACGCCTGAAGAGTTAGAGGCTTCTCGGTTGGCCAGATTGGCAGGCCTCGGGTGGGTTGCTAACCTTCCTGAAAAATGGATACCATATGCTGAATTGATGAGAATAGAGAAACCAGTTGGAGCTTTGTTATTGCTTCTTCCTTCATTCTGGGGAATAACTATGGCAGCGTATTCTGTAACGGCCCCATTAACGACAACATTATCAGCCATTGCTTTATTTACAATTGGTGCATTTATTATGAGAGGTGCTGGATGTACCATAAATGATATATGGGATCGAAACCTTGATAACCAAGTCGCACGAACCATAGAACGACCAATTGCTAGCAGAAGAGTTAGCGTTCCACAAGCTGTTGGTTGGTTAGCCGTGCAATGTTTTGCTGGATTAGCTGTACTATTGAGTTTGCCGTTTGAATGCTTCTATTTGGGAGCCCTTTCTTTACCTTTTGTTGCTGCATATCCATTATTTAAGAGATTTACGTATTATCCACAAGCAATGTTATCTATTTGCTACAGTTGGGGTTGCTTATTAGGATTTCCTGCTGTTGGCGCACCTTTACTTTTATCTGTCGCAGTCCCATTATTCTTATCTAACTTTATTTGGTGTATGACTTATGATACCATATATGCCCACCAAGATAAAGCCTTTGACATCCATGCTGGAATAAAATCAACGGCTTTAGCTTGGGGATCAAAAACCAAGCCTATACTTAACAGTCTTTCTACACTTCAGGCTGGATTATTCACTACTGCAGGTATTATGAATGGAATGGGACCTGGgttttatttatttggcGCCTGGGcattttcaagattatttagagaaattaaaaatgttaATTTAGATGACCCAAAGAGCTGCTGGAAAGCATTTACCAGTAACATTAATACAGGGTATGTGTTTTGGTTCGGTATGGTTATCGACTATATCCTCTTATTATTAGGTTATCTTTAG
- a CDS encoding DEHA2A13728p (similar to uniprot|P38768 Saccharomyces cerevisiae YHR034C PIH1): protein MALITEQSESIQLDPTAGFVIKTKIVSANDPLAHALSTKVFINVCHDAQVPKPAQDFEPSVIFPLIIDNQWEIPLIVSREKYTKDKKGQPSFVYDCCINTLCFQWCQINNDLRSILIEWCIESIELLFDVILEREYSIPKMLSKGELSQTKILKDELDESGFQKKLQSLKKNETLGLIEEIRDRDQDGMDLDEDMGELPNLMNIKAKDTDTSSKPLIQEISDMQIDVDKKKVTAPNTEHTTHRNVQRTSTIDEAPSSLVSTEKLNYSITFKKISSKHQLLVKFECANLQSCTSIQLSYVRSSHALILNNSDSRYYFNKSMTKLKMNTLEIPLPNDITINEEHIFNSFYVRPEHSLYIFC, encoded by the coding sequence ATGGCATTGATAACAGAACAAAGTGAATCCATTCAGTTAGATCCGACAGCCGGATTTGTTATCAAGACTAAAATTGTTTCGGCTAACGATCCATTAGCGCATGCATTATCAACTAAAGTTTTTATTAATGTTTGTCACGATGCTCAAGTTCCAAAGCCAGCTCAAGATTTTGAGCCATCCGTGATATTCCCGTTGATCATTGATAATCAGTGGGAAATTCCATTGATCGTGTCAAGAGAGAAGTACACTAAAGATAAAAAAGGACAACCTTCATTCGTTTACGATTGTTGCATCAACACATTGTGTTTTCAATGGTGCCAAATCAACAACGATTTGAGGTCTATCTTGATTGAATGGTGTATTGAATCCATTGAACTCTTGTTTGACGTTATCTTAGAGAGAGAATATTCTATCCCCAAGATGCTTTCCAAAGGAGAGCTTTCTCAAACAAAGATTTTGAAGGACGAACTTGATGAATCAGGATTCCAGAAAAAATTGCAGAGCCTAAAGAAGAACGAGACATTGGGgttaattgaagaaataagaGACAGAGACCAGGATGGTATGGACCTAGATGAAGATATGGGTGAATTACCAAATTTGATGAACATCAAAGCAAAAGACACCGATACCAGCTCCAAGCCCttaattcaagaaataagCGATATGCAAATAGACGTAGACAAAAAGAAGGTCACAGCACCAAACACCGAACATACTACGCATCGTAATGTCCAGAGAACCTCAACTATAGACGAAGCCCCATCATCACTCGTAAGTacagaaaaattgaattactCGATCActttcaagaaaatatctCTGAAACATCAACTACTTGTGAAGTTTGAATGTGCCAATCTACAATCATGCACCAGTATTCAATTATCATATGTCAGGAGTTCGCATGCATTGATCCTAAATAATTCAGATTCTAGGTATTATTTCAACAAGTCAAtgacaaaattgaaaatgaatacATTGGAAATACCATTACCAAATGATATAACTATAAATGAGGAACATATCTTCAATAGTTTCTATGTTAGACCAGAACAtagtttatatatattttgttaA
- a CDS encoding DEHA2A13684p (similar to uniprot|P34078 Saccharomyces cerevisiae YKL143W LTV1 Protein required for growth at low temperature) — protein sequence MPPRRRFDKKSAKTFSIVHRAHDDALYYDNEASEHVLVPAPGQEKKHSRMDPGNKKKVFSTSDLEQNLTPEEIEKIRGNEGLAAQFGIYFDDSKYDYMQHLRPIGETGDGVFIERKSDEKDKKKPANIEDLFRDQLPSEQKIKVTHDTFQSIPQELKGFKPDMDPRLREVLEALEDEAYIEPSQQEVGDDDIFANLINSGQVEDEDDFYYGSDADQFYEDEEYDEWDLDNYNEEYDAKYASDELDEQDMPYNKGEAPEDLVEEKPPTFLNANWEKDFKKFKIDSKSKANDWDSDDDFEDEDEDVVPDLPSFNGNNQSNKKLSKTKLRKKKGAMTDTSSFSMSSSALFRTDGLTLLDDRYEQLVKKFENEDDENYQEFDMDRERGDLEGMLDDFLNNYELESGGRKLVKKDQERQKLQEAADSVSKGKLAARRKKERQAQKDPLSSLGGSFGNLNI from the coding sequence ATGCCACCAAGAAGGAGATTCGACAAGAAGTCTGCTAAGACTTTCTCTATTGTCCATAGAGCCCATGATGATGCGTTATATTATGATAATGAGGCTTCAGAGCATGTTCTTGTTCCGGCACCAGGGCAAGAAAAGAAACACAGCAGGATGGATCCTGGtaacaagaagaaggtcTTCTCAACATCTGATTTAGAACAGAACTTGACCCCAGAGGAAATCGAGAAAATAAGAGGAAATGAAGGTTTAGCAGCACAATTTGGTATTTACTTTGATGATTCGAAATATGATTACATGCAACATTTAAGGCCAATAGGGGAAACTGGAGATGGTGTTTTCATTGAGCGTAAAAGTGATGAAAAGGATAAGAAGAAGCCagcaaatattgaagatttatttaGAGATCAATTACCTTCTgaacaaaaaataaaagTTACACATGACACATTCCAAAGCATTCCACAAGAGTTAAAGGGATTCAAACCTGATATGGATCCTCGTTTAAGGGAAGTATTGGAAGCTTTGGAAGATGAGGCGTATATTGAACCAAGTCAACAAGAAGTAGGAGATGATGACATTTTCGctaatttaataaattctgGACAAgtggaagatgaagacgattTTTATTACGGTTCCGATGCGGACCAATTttatgaagatgaagaatacGATGAATGGGATCTTGACAATTATAACGAAGAATATGATGCCAAATATGCATCGGATGAATTGGATGAACAAGATATGCCTTACAATAAGGGCGAAGCACCAGAAGATTTGGTTGAGGAAAAGCCACCTACTTTTTTGAATGCAAACTGGGAAAAggatttcaagaaattcaaaatagataGCAAGAGTAAAGCTAATGACTGGGATtcagatgatgattttgaagacgaagatgaagacgTGGTTCCAGATTTGCCGTCATTTAATGGTAACAATCAGTCAAATAAAAAGTTATCCAAAACTAAGTTGAGAAAAAAGAAAGGTGCTATGACTGATACATCGTCATTTTCAATGTCGTCATCGGCTCTATTTCGTACGGACGGTTTAACCTTATTGGATGACCGTTACGAACAGTTGGTTAAGAAATTCGAAAATGAGGATGACGAAAATTATCAAGAGTTTGATATGGATAGAGAGAGGGGCGATTTAGAAGGCATGCTCGatgatttcttgaataattatgAGTTAGAAAGTGGTGGAAGAAAGTTGGTTAAAAAGGATCAAGAGAGACAGAAATTACAAGAAGCTGCTGATTCCGTTTCTAAGGGTAAGCTTGCTGCAAGAAGGAAGAAAGAAAGGCAAGCCCAAAAGGATCCTCTAAGTAGCTTAGGCGGTTCCTTCGGAAATTTAAACATatga